In Stieleria varia, one genomic interval encodes:
- a CDS encoding DUF1501 domain-containing protein, with amino-acid sequence MRQTTRRECLAAAGSVGLCAAFGNQLAAATPRLSQTAPFRRCLVLWMEGGPSHIDTFIPTRDEHVQTALADMPFAPAMQAFVAYASDLCVVKSVGGREGEHVRASSLLHTGFAPSPSFPRPSFGSMVSHSRIDEGLPRYVTLGNQAYGPAFLGVENGPFVISDPEQAMRQIQRLGKRTVELDALQRFNQLHHLGDSRAIRDASQRRDASVDSVRRLLATDFGDALDTTRAPSDQRAAYGQDEFGKRMLAARRLLEVGVPIVEVQLGGWDSHVDNLRTVNRLCGQLLPPWIALIEDLKRTGQWSDTLIVWVGEFGRTPTINGRAGRDHYPEIIPVVLAGGNLGGHVVGATDNQAGSRVGPKHTVADLMATLLFLMGLDTQTEYTTSFGSPTSMTDGGTPIDEIVKLV; translated from the coding sequence ATGAGACAGACCACACGCCGCGAGTGCTTGGCCGCAGCCGGATCGGTCGGACTTTGCGCCGCTTTTGGAAATCAGCTTGCCGCCGCCACGCCACGTCTCAGTCAGACAGCGCCCTTTCGACGATGCTTGGTCCTGTGGATGGAAGGGGGCCCGAGCCACATCGACACATTCATCCCCACCCGAGATGAACATGTTCAGACCGCTCTGGCGGACATGCCCTTTGCACCCGCGATGCAAGCGTTTGTGGCGTACGCGAGCGACCTGTGTGTCGTGAAAAGTGTTGGTGGCAGAGAAGGAGAACACGTTCGAGCGTCATCGCTGCTGCACACCGGCTTTGCGCCCAGCCCTTCGTTCCCTAGGCCTTCGTTTGGATCGATGGTCTCGCATTCACGTATCGATGAAGGCCTGCCACGTTACGTGACCTTGGGCAATCAGGCTTACGGCCCCGCGTTTCTGGGCGTGGAGAACGGTCCGTTTGTGATCAGTGATCCTGAACAAGCGATGCGTCAGATTCAGCGACTGGGCAAGCGAACCGTAGAACTGGATGCACTGCAACGTTTCAACCAACTGCATCACTTGGGCGATTCACGGGCGATTCGTGATGCGTCCCAGCGGCGTGACGCCTCGGTCGACTCGGTTCGGCGACTGTTGGCAACGGACTTTGGCGACGCCCTGGACACCACGCGGGCACCGTCTGATCAGCGCGCGGCGTATGGCCAAGACGAGTTTGGCAAACGGATGCTGGCTGCGCGACGACTGCTGGAGGTGGGTGTCCCGATCGTGGAAGTCCAACTGGGCGGGTGGGATTCGCATGTGGACAATCTGAGAACGGTAAATCGATTGTGCGGTCAACTGCTGCCACCTTGGATCGCGTTGATCGAAGACCTCAAGCGGACCGGACAATGGAGTGACACTTTGATCGTTTGGGTTGGAGAGTTTGGACGCACCCCCACCATCAACGGCCGAGCCGGACGAGATCACTACCCAGAAATCATTCCCGTCGTACTTGCCGGCGGCAATCTGGGCGGACACGTCGTTGGTGCCACCGACAACCAAGCGGGCAGTCGCGTCGGGCCAAAACACACCGTCGCGGATCTGATGGCAACACTGCTCTTCCTGATGGGCTTGGATACTCAAACGGAATACACCACGAGCTTTGGAAGCCCCACATCGATGACAGATGGTGGAACACCCATCGATGAGATCGTGAAACTCGTCTAA
- a CDS encoding DUF481 domain-containing protein, whose amino-acid sequence MAANRPGSGFRRFVGIGIIWTFWISPLVWNATAWTQDMAPWQLGMPQFNPDATAANTYTYNAALPAANTAANTSANTSANMSANMSGGTPSYQLPVDPASAALASAELAATVNGNDGVFQLPGYRMQDGDSATDIQLAAHAQQPMLDAPTTGTYPTLPIADPATSDIPPAIPGMDETLGSAIAQDIASEIPPLQQEVESWYMYPWRWMTQGWQNHAELGLDGSRGNAQTLAIQTGLEMKRKTDLYTLGIDIDYRFANTRNQVTNQEQTTEDNGRFNLDYDRLLNDSPWSAFGKFGMEFDQFKAFDLRLNLNAGVGYHWIRNDRTTLVTRFGSGASKEIGSPDDAWKPEAVFGLESEHQLNASNKLKAKVDYFPAWEDFSDYRLVTDLGWEILLNDSENLSLKLALTDRYDSTPQGAKPNDVYYSLLFLVKF is encoded by the coding sequence ATGGCAGCAAATCGCCCCGGGTCCGGTTTCCGACGTTTCGTCGGCATCGGGATCATCTGGACCTTTTGGATCTCTCCGCTGGTTTGGAACGCAACTGCATGGACGCAAGACATGGCTCCATGGCAACTCGGCATGCCACAATTCAACCCCGACGCCACCGCTGCCAATACGTATACCTATAACGCAGCATTACCTGCGGCAAACACCGCTGCCAACACGAGCGCCAACACGAGCGCCAACATGAGCGCCAACATGAGCGGCGGTACCCCGAGCTATCAACTGCCGGTGGATCCCGCTTCGGCCGCACTGGCCTCCGCCGAACTAGCCGCCACGGTCAACGGAAACGATGGTGTGTTTCAATTGCCTGGCTATCGGATGCAGGACGGCGACTCAGCGACAGATATCCAACTGGCGGCGCACGCGCAGCAACCAATGCTTGATGCGCCGACCACCGGAACTTATCCGACACTGCCGATCGCTGATCCCGCGACATCGGACATTCCACCCGCAATCCCCGGGATGGACGAAACCTTGGGCTCGGCCATCGCACAAGACATCGCGAGCGAGATCCCGCCGCTGCAACAGGAAGTCGAATCGTGGTACATGTATCCTTGGCGATGGATGACCCAAGGATGGCAGAACCATGCCGAGTTGGGTTTGGACGGAAGCCGCGGAAATGCTCAAACGCTGGCGATTCAAACCGGTTTGGAGATGAAACGCAAAACGGATCTTTATACCTTGGGAATCGATATCGACTACCGATTCGCCAACACACGCAACCAAGTGACCAATCAAGAGCAGACGACCGAAGACAACGGGCGATTCAACTTGGACTACGACCGCTTGCTCAATGATTCGCCGTGGTCGGCGTTTGGCAAGTTCGGCATGGAGTTCGATCAGTTCAAAGCCTTTGACCTACGATTGAACTTGAACGCTGGTGTCGGATACCACTGGATCCGAAACGATCGTACCACTCTGGTCACTCGCTTCGGTTCGGGTGCATCGAAGGAGATCGGTTCACCAGATGACGCTTGGAAACCGGAAGCTGTGTTTGGGTTGGAAAGCGAACACCAGCTCAACGCGTCCAACAAACTGAAAGCCAAGGTCGATTATTTCCCCGCCTGGGAAGACTTCAGCGACTACCGTTTGGTCACCGACCTGGGCTGGGAAATCCTGCTCAACGACTCAGAGAACTTGAGCCTGAAACTCGCTTTGACCGACCGCTACGACAGCACGCCGCAAGGTGCCAAGCCCAACGACGTGTACTACTCCCTGTTGTTCCTGGTCAAATTCTGA
- a CDS encoding patatin-like phospholipase family protein: MKLLDLPALPSSKTAAPEPGPCRAVVTLGGGGARGLAHLGALEAIGESGVLTERIVGVSIGGLMGGLYAVHQDIYRMQAAAMQLLDSPMFSASCNQLLGSASQVGSRGKGRVVATPPSSVWYSDWYTRIVRLIRTGRHVGRLLSGPALMTSGILDEAIEQLIPDIDLQETAIPISIVAADLVSGHRIVLETGSLRKAILASTAIPGFFPPVAWGDAMLCDIGVLDSLPLTIAKSYPADLVIGVDVGSGLQRSGPCESAVEVMMRVEEIGEQLHRRHSLRHGDLIIRPDVGHRHWYDFRNPERLIEEGRRAGRRVLAELPHRKFSQRVCAPT; the protein is encoded by the coding sequence ATGAAACTACTTGATTTACCTGCTCTGCCGAGCAGCAAGACTGCTGCGCCAGAACCAGGGCCATGTCGCGCTGTCGTCACCTTGGGCGGTGGCGGTGCGCGTGGATTAGCACATTTGGGTGCACTGGAAGCGATCGGCGAGTCAGGAGTTCTAACCGAGCGTATCGTTGGTGTCAGCATCGGAGGTCTGATGGGCGGCTTGTATGCCGTTCATCAAGACATCTACCGTATGCAAGCCGCCGCGATGCAACTCCTTGACTCGCCGATGTTTTCCGCTTCATGCAATCAACTGCTCGGTTCTGCGTCACAGGTCGGATCGCGAGGCAAGGGTCGTGTCGTCGCGACACCACCCTCCAGCGTCTGGTACAGCGATTGGTACACTCGCATCGTTCGCTTGATCCGCACCGGTCGGCATGTCGGTCGATTGCTCAGTGGGCCGGCATTGATGACCAGCGGCATCCTTGACGAAGCGATCGAGCAATTGATACCGGACATCGATCTGCAAGAGACGGCGATCCCGATCAGCATCGTCGCCGCCGACTTGGTCAGTGGGCATCGCATCGTTTTGGAAACTGGTTCGTTGCGTAAAGCGATCTTGGCATCGACCGCGATCCCCGGCTTCTTTCCGCCCGTGGCATGGGGCGATGCGATGTTGTGCGACATCGGAGTGTTGGATTCGTTGCCGTTGACGATTGCGAAATCGTACCCCGCGGACTTGGTCATCGGAGTGGATGTGGGCAGCGGGCTGCAACGCTCCGGCCCCTGTGAGTCGGCAGTAGAAGTGATGATGCGGGTGGAAGAGATCGGCGAGCAACTGCACCGTCGTCACTCGTTGCGACACGGCGACCTGATCATCCGTCCCGATGTGGGGCATCGCCACTGGTACGATTTTCGAAATCCCGAGCGACTGATCGAAGAAGGCCGCCGAGCGGGACGGCGTGTCCTCGCCGAGCTACCGCATCGAAAGTTCTCACAGCGAGTTTGCGCGCCCACGTAG
- a CDS encoding acyl-CoA dehydrogenase family protein, whose translation MSTDINHNTPLNDDSVLVTGHTKEQPVSTDTTLPSDNGATDDVVRSSGPESFAEVALRLGGASEEEAKRTGVLDTADDQVEDLFATKYQTVSSPIHRAVWDRRVDTETFRPSLSLPSEAVQRVIDRSVEITRMHRDRGTLFNSAGKITDEVMMDLADAGYWGLLVSPQYGGSGATMRDFARMITRMATVDPTVAGLASVHGCIGAVDPVRSFGTDDQKERLLPGLADGSRLSAFALTEPGAGSDLTALKTTAVRDGDEYVVNGKKLFITNATYGRTIGLVCKIDGRPAVLIAELPATDTETFHIDSYGLYALRHAHNNALVFKNFRVPAENLLQPMRGDGLTIAYHGLNLGRVSLCANAAGAMRWMLAEMLPWAQFRKTYGQSIDQRELVRRRVGRMAGLIVACDALTHWCANLLDQGYRGEMECIIAKIFGSESQKEAAIELFMKTHGGRSFLHGHLFGDNVHDFLAPCIYEGEGEMLAMAFFKSLVKAHGKQYFEPIGRTLNDLGVRQPSLINPAHLWALRGPMMKYGSWYGKRMIMGSSWSTVSGGSGDFTNELNGHVRFAQDLLSRSAMEISSTMRRHQLKLADRQCRMSALSLRVQNAVTMLVTALYAAEVKDPVTRAAADTVCRELRGKLTGRAPSDADYRQVTQLGATIANDGWSELSGIKSGPIMQSYPSTSGFPA comes from the coding sequence ATGAGTACTGACATCAATCACAACACGCCGCTCAACGACGACAGCGTCTTGGTCACCGGTCACACCAAAGAACAACCGGTATCCACGGACACCACGTTGCCATCCGATAATGGGGCAACGGACGACGTGGTTCGCTCCAGTGGTCCTGAGTCGTTCGCCGAAGTCGCGTTGCGTCTTGGCGGTGCGTCGGAAGAGGAAGCCAAGCGAACGGGCGTCTTGGACACCGCGGACGATCAAGTGGAAGATTTGTTTGCGACCAAGTATCAAACGGTCAGCAGCCCGATTCACCGTGCTGTCTGGGATCGTCGCGTCGACACGGAAACGTTTCGACCGAGCTTGTCGTTGCCCAGTGAAGCCGTGCAACGTGTGATCGATCGCAGTGTCGAAATCACTCGGATGCATCGCGACCGAGGGACATTGTTCAACTCAGCGGGCAAGATCACCGACGAAGTCATGATGGACTTGGCCGATGCGGGTTACTGGGGATTGCTGGTCAGCCCTCAATACGGTGGTAGCGGCGCGACCATGCGTGATTTTGCCAGAATGATAACGCGAATGGCGACGGTCGATCCGACAGTGGCAGGCTTGGCGTCCGTCCACGGTTGCATCGGCGCCGTTGATCCCGTTCGATCATTCGGCACGGACGACCAAAAGGAACGCTTGCTGCCTGGGCTGGCCGACGGATCACGTCTCTCCGCGTTCGCGTTGACCGAACCCGGCGCCGGCAGCGACTTGACCGCGCTGAAGACCACGGCAGTTCGCGACGGAGATGAATACGTCGTCAACGGCAAAAAGCTTTTCATCACCAATGCGACTTATGGGCGAACGATCGGGCTGGTTTGCAAGATCGATGGACGGCCGGCGGTGTTGATCGCCGAGCTGCCAGCTACCGACACGGAAACCTTTCACATCGACAGCTACGGCCTGTACGCGCTGCGTCACGCACACAACAACGCGTTAGTGTTCAAGAATTTCCGCGTCCCGGCCGAGAACTTGCTACAGCCGATGCGGGGAGACGGGCTGACGATCGCCTATCACGGATTGAATCTCGGACGTGTTTCCTTGTGTGCCAACGCGGCCGGAGCGATGCGATGGATGTTAGCGGAAATGTTGCCTTGGGCACAGTTTCGAAAGACGTACGGTCAGTCGATCGATCAACGCGAACTGGTGCGTCGCCGCGTCGGTCGCATGGCCGGTTTGATCGTCGCCTGCGATGCGTTGACCCACTGGTGCGCGAACTTGCTCGATCAAGGATACCGCGGGGAGATGGAATGCATCATCGCCAAGATCTTCGGCAGCGAGTCGCAAAAGGAAGCCGCGATCGAGCTGTTCATGAAGACCCACGGTGGCCGTTCCTTTCTGCACGGACACTTGTTTGGCGACAACGTGCACGACTTCTTGGCTCCGTGCATTTATGAGGGCGAAGGAGAGATGCTGGCGATGGCATTCTTTAAGTCGCTCGTTAAGGCGCACGGCAAGCAGTACTTTGAACCGATCGGTCGCACGCTGAACGATCTGGGAGTGCGTCAACCCAGCCTGATCAATCCGGCGCACCTGTGGGCGTTGCGTGGGCCGATGATGAAATACGGCAGTTGGTACGGTAAACGCATGATAATGGGTTCGTCATGGTCGACCGTGTCGGGCGGCTCCGGCGACTTCACCAACGAACTGAATGGTCATGTACGGTTTGCGCAAGATCTCTTGTCGCGCAGTGCGATGGAGATCAGTTCAACGATGCGCCGGCATCAACTGAAGCTTGCGGATCGTCAATGCCGCATGTCGGCTTTGTCCTTGCGTGTGCAGAACGCCGTCACCATGTTGGTCACAGCGTTGTACGCGGCAGAAGTCAAGGATCCAGTCACGAGGGCAGCGGCCGACACGGTTTGCCGAGAGCTACGTGGCAAGCTGACCGGTCGAGCCCCCAGCGATGCGGACTATCGACAAGTCACACAATTGGGAGCAACCATCGCGAACGACGGCTGGAGTGAACTGTCCGGCATCAAGTCCGGTCCGATCATGCAGTCGTACCCAAGTACGTCAGGCTTTCCAGCCTGA
- a CDS encoding 3-hydroxyacyl-CoA dehydrogenase NAD-binding domain-containing protein, with the protein MNAHDYKNFTVTEVGAICHVVLDVPNRPMNVLQHDVMTELERIVSDLEENVTASVVLFESGKESGFLAGADIAIIESIQSPEQAEALLVAGQSLFARIERLRMKTVAVLHGPCLGGGLEWALACDHRLARDNSSTKIGLPEIKLGLIPGWGGTQRLPARVGLAAGLKMILQGTQVDAGRAARMGLVDRAIKPENWTEEVNAFAHLLATGKKPRQRIVRRWFSRLIDSTSMGRRYILKTARRSIAKHADHYPALSSAIDAISDGYRGDRSGFDTERSEFIKLLATPTCRQLLRLFFARESARNPRTWTPGETRAVMELPIRKVGVVGAGAMGAGIGQLAATRGYSVCLKEIDAATAEKARVNVDRMIDEYADRKRFDDGQRVDLRSKVSVTALQVDLADADLIVEAVVERMDVKQRVLGDLEPMVAKHCILATNTSSLSVAEMSKGLQRPDNFAGLHFFNPVHAMELVEIVRGPTTSEATVARLVTLVRALGKTPIVTNDSPGFLVNRVLFPYLGEAIRMVAEGHSVESIDRAVKRFGMPMGPLELLDQVGLDVALHVAGGLQSVLPDASAVIDTLQTMVDRGHLGKKTKVGFYDYHEKRKRVAVTQQKSRRVMPATIPGGFPGDSLDDTQRRLVYPMLAESVRCLEEHVVADAWAIDLAMVLGTGFAPHRGGPLSVIDSIGADRVMGNMKILRSIHGPRFSPPESLIAMAGSGQRFLATSLSKQPATAKP; encoded by the coding sequence ATGAACGCTCATGACTACAAGAACTTTACCGTGACGGAAGTCGGCGCGATCTGCCATGTGGTACTCGACGTGCCCAATCGGCCGATGAACGTTCTGCAGCACGACGTGATGACCGAGCTGGAAAGAATCGTTTCCGACCTGGAGGAAAACGTCACCGCCTCCGTCGTCCTGTTCGAAAGCGGCAAGGAAAGCGGGTTCCTGGCCGGCGCCGACATCGCCATCATTGAATCGATCCAATCGCCCGAGCAAGCCGAAGCGTTGCTGGTGGCAGGGCAATCGCTCTTTGCACGCATTGAACGTCTGCGAATGAAAACGGTCGCGGTGCTGCACGGGCCCTGCCTCGGTGGCGGCTTGGAGTGGGCACTCGCATGTGACCATCGATTAGCCCGCGACAACAGCAGCACCAAAATCGGATTACCGGAAATCAAACTCGGCTTGATCCCAGGCTGGGGAGGCACGCAACGTTTGCCGGCTCGTGTCGGCTTGGCCGCCGGTCTGAAGATGATCCTGCAGGGGACTCAGGTCGATGCGGGACGCGCGGCGCGGATGGGACTGGTCGATCGCGCGATCAAGCCAGAGAATTGGACCGAAGAAGTCAACGCGTTTGCGCACCTGTTGGCGACGGGTAAGAAACCGCGTCAACGTATCGTGCGACGTTGGTTCAGCAGGCTGATCGATTCCACGTCGATGGGCCGCCGCTACATCCTCAAGACAGCTCGACGGAGCATTGCGAAACACGCGGATCATTATCCAGCTTTGAGCTCGGCAATCGACGCAATTTCCGACGGCTATCGAGGGGACCGCAGCGGGTTTGATACCGAGCGAAGTGAGTTCATCAAGCTGCTGGCCACACCGACGTGCCGACAACTGCTGAGACTGTTCTTTGCCCGCGAGTCCGCTCGAAATCCACGGACGTGGACGCCAGGCGAGACGCGTGCGGTAATGGAATTGCCGATTCGCAAGGTCGGCGTGGTCGGCGCCGGTGCGATGGGCGCTGGCATCGGACAGCTCGCCGCAACCCGCGGATACTCGGTCTGCCTCAAAGAAATCGATGCGGCGACCGCGGAGAAGGCACGTGTGAACGTGGACCGGATGATCGACGAGTACGCCGATCGCAAGCGTTTCGATGACGGGCAACGCGTTGACCTGCGTTCCAAGGTTTCTGTGACGGCTCTGCAAGTCGACTTGGCCGACGCGGACTTGATCGTCGAAGCCGTCGTGGAACGAATGGATGTCAAACAACGAGTGCTGGGTGATCTGGAGCCGATGGTGGCAAAGCATTGCATTTTGGCGACCAACACATCGTCGCTCAGCGTCGCCGAGATGAGTAAAGGCCTGCAACGACCGGACAATTTCGCCGGATTGCACTTCTTCAATCCCGTTCACGCGATGGAGTTGGTCGAGATCGTCCGTGGACCAACAACCTCCGAGGCGACCGTTGCCCGATTGGTCACACTGGTGCGTGCACTCGGCAAGACACCGATCGTGACGAACGATTCACCCGGGTTCCTGGTCAACCGCGTGTTGTTTCCTTATTTGGGCGAAGCGATCCGGATGGTCGCCGAAGGTCACAGTGTCGAGTCGATCGATCGTGCGGTCAAGCGTTTTGGCATGCCGATGGGACCACTTGAATTGTTGGATCAAGTCGGCTTGGACGTGGCACTGCACGTTGCCGGTGGATTGCAAAGCGTGCTGCCCGATGCTTCGGCGGTGATCGACACGTTGCAAACGATGGTGGATCGCGGCCACTTGGGCAAGAAAACCAAGGTCGGATTTTACGACTACCACGAGAAACGCAAACGCGTTGCGGTAACGCAACAGAAGTCGAGGCGAGTGATGCCCGCCACCATTCCTGGAGGATTCCCTGGCGATTCACTGGATGACACGCAACGTCGTTTGGTCTACCCGATGTTGGCCGAATCGGTCCGCTGTTTGGAGGAGCACGTGGTCGCAGACGCTTGGGCGATCGATCTGGCGATGGTTCTTGGCACCGGTTTTGCGCCGCATCGAGGCGGACCGCTGTCCGTCATCGATTCGATCGGTGCGGATCGTGTAATGGGCAACATGAAAATCCTCCGGTCGATCCACGGACCACGGTTCAGTCCTCCCGAGTCATTGATCGCAATGGCGGGCAGTGGACAGCGTTTTTTGGCGACCAGTCTCAGCAAGCAACCAGCAACGGCAAAACCATGA
- a CDS encoding thiolase family protein — translation MNKPKPLAVISGARTPLAKAFTVLQDVSAVDLGVHAVTSAVHAAAVQREGFSISDIDEVVMGNVAGPADAANIARVIALKSGHPIDRIAHTVNRNCASGMESVLDAWTSISSGRARLAVAGGTESMSQIPMLVSPSAAKRWMQLGRSKTMWQRLKTLASFRPSDFKPVIGVQLGLTDPVSGLNMGETAEVLASEFAITRADQDEYALMSHQKAAAAQEKCFLSGEITPLQLGDRDPIRKDNGPRANQSMEQLAKLRPIFDRNGTVTAGNSCPLTDGAAALVLTDVENAKSFPAPLGYVTDYAIAGCDPSRMGLGPVFATAKLFKQSGYTMRDFDLIEINEAFAAQVIACERAAESKSFAAKELGMDSALGTFAREKTNVHGGAIALGHPVGTTGTRLILTLLRALKASGGRRGLATLCVGGGQGVAIVVQTDLEMN, via the coding sequence ATGAATAAGCCAAAGCCACTTGCCGTGATCAGCGGTGCTCGGACGCCGTTGGCCAAAGCGTTCACCGTTTTGCAAGACGTCAGCGCCGTCGATTTGGGCGTTCACGCTGTCACGTCCGCTGTCCATGCCGCAGCCGTGCAACGCGAAGGGTTCTCGATCTCGGATATCGACGAAGTCGTGATGGGAAACGTCGCCGGACCGGCCGACGCAGCGAACATTGCTCGCGTGATCGCCTTGAAGTCCGGTCATCCGATCGACCGGATCGCGCACACGGTCAATCGCAACTGTGCCTCGGGCATGGAGTCCGTGCTCGACGCGTGGACATCGATCTCGTCAGGACGTGCTCGTTTGGCCGTCGCTGGCGGCACCGAGTCGATGTCACAGATTCCGATGTTGGTTTCACCTTCGGCAGCGAAACGCTGGATGCAGTTGGGTCGAAGCAAGACGATGTGGCAACGCCTCAAAACACTGGCTTCGTTCCGTCCCTCCGACTTCAAACCCGTGATCGGCGTGCAACTCGGATTAACTGATCCTGTCAGCGGCCTGAACATGGGCGAGACGGCGGAGGTGCTGGCATCGGAGTTCGCGATCACGCGAGCAGACCAGGACGAGTACGCGTTGATGAGTCACCAGAAAGCCGCCGCGGCGCAAGAGAAGTGTTTTCTGTCGGGTGAAATCACGCCGCTGCAACTTGGTGATCGCGATCCGATTCGCAAAGACAACGGACCGCGAGCCAACCAGTCGATGGAACAACTCGCCAAATTGCGACCGATCTTTGATCGCAACGGTACCGTCACGGCGGGCAACAGTTGCCCGTTGACCGACGGAGCCGCTGCGCTGGTGCTGACGGACGTGGAAAACGCCAAGTCGTTCCCTGCTCCGTTGGGCTACGTGACGGACTACGCGATCGCGGGTTGCGATCCCAGTCGAATGGGGCTCGGGCCGGTCTTCGCAACCGCAAAACTTTTCAAACAAAGCGGCTACACGATGCGTGATTTCGATCTGATCGAGATTAACGAAGCGTTTGCCGCCCAAGTCATCGCTTGCGAGCGTGCGGCGGAATCAAAATCGTTTGCGGCGAAAGAGCTGGGCATGGATTCGGCATTGGGGACATTTGCCAGAGAGAAAACCAATGTCCACGGCGGCGCAATCGCACTGGGGCACCCGGTGGGAACGACCGGCACGCGGCTGATTCTGACATTGTTGCGTGCATTGAAGGCAAGCGGAGGGCGACGGGGATTGGCCACGCTGTGTGTCGGCGGAGGCCAAGGTGTCGCGATCGTGGTGCAAACCGATTTGGAGATGAACTGA
- a CDS encoding AMP-binding protein, with product MLNSNPSGGDGNARSPIHDESVHHDTAIASQMMDALRQSSPKRSSVRASGLSSYRNVPCFGVLQHAAEQLPDRVAVQYGETQFTFRDLNADSIRCAAMLQRLGVRPGDRVAILLPNVPEFAIAANGIWRAGGVVLALSPLMVSSEISAMLKSTRCRFVIALDLLTSLLDDGAKSNAKQNRTTLLVSIRKHLAAHEQIGYLLKRGYQWFSQRSNTAENTIGWFWEQMDEIDRAWQPINIDPAGDPAFILPTGGTTGQPKAVTLSHTNLVANAWQQYVWTKRSFGIEKMLAVLPFFHSYGMSATLMGGAMMGATLVMHHRFNTAQVIRLIETHQPSVMHAVPAMLVAMNAHLASHPTRLDSLRWVISGGASLDPATAIEFGKHSNALIVEGFGLSEASPVTHVGHLFRPARYGVIGLPLPHTKCRIVDPNDLSIDMPVGAVGELAIKGPQVMLGYWGDATATREAIQDGWLYTGDLAVRHPDGYYSIVGRKKDLIITSGFNVYPKEVEAKLKDFAGVRDAAVIGEKDPQRGEIVSAYVVMEPGEEMDEAALRAHCEKSLSKHKRPRKYTACSNDLPRNFLGKVIRRKLREASESAESSVAAPGGSQDE from the coding sequence ATGTTGAATTCGAACCCGAGCGGGGGCGATGGAAACGCACGTTCCCCCATTCATGATGAATCCGTTCATCATGACACCGCTATCGCTTCGCAAATGATGGATGCCTTGCGGCAGTCCTCTCCCAAGCGGTCGTCGGTTCGAGCGAGCGGTCTGTCGAGCTACCGAAACGTACCGTGTTTTGGCGTCTTGCAGCACGCGGCCGAGCAATTGCCCGATCGTGTCGCCGTTCAGTACGGTGAAACGCAATTTACTTTTCGAGACCTCAACGCGGACTCGATCCGATGTGCGGCCATGCTGCAACGGCTAGGCGTACGCCCGGGTGATCGCGTTGCGATCCTATTGCCCAATGTTCCTGAGTTTGCCATCGCGGCAAACGGGATCTGGCGGGCCGGGGGCGTTGTGCTGGCGCTCAGCCCATTGATGGTCTCAAGCGAAATCAGCGCGATGCTGAAATCCACTCGTTGTCGATTCGTGATTGCGTTGGACTTGTTGACCAGTTTGCTGGACGACGGAGCCAAGAGTAACGCGAAACAAAATCGCACAACGCTGTTGGTTTCCATTCGTAAACACTTGGCTGCGCACGAGCAAATCGGATACTTGCTCAAACGCGGTTACCAATGGTTCAGTCAACGTAGCAATACGGCGGAGAACACCATTGGATGGTTTTGGGAACAAATGGATGAAATCGATCGGGCTTGGCAACCGATCAACATCGACCCGGCTGGCGATCCGGCATTCATTCTGCCCACCGGCGGGACGACGGGGCAACCCAAAGCCGTGACTCTCAGCCACACGAACTTGGTCGCCAACGCATGGCAACAGTACGTGTGGACGAAGCGTTCGTTTGGCATCGAAAAGATGCTAGCGGTGCTACCTTTCTTTCACAGTTACGGCATGTCCGCAACGTTGATGGGCGGCGCGATGATGGGGGCAACCTTGGTGATGCATCATCGATTCAATACCGCGCAAGTCATCCGACTGATCGAAACGCACCAACCGTCGGTGATGCACGCCGTGCCGGCGATGCTCGTCGCGATGAACGCACACTTGGCCTCCCATCCTACCAGGTTGGATTCGTTGCGATGGGTGATCTCGGGGGGCGCATCCCTCGACCCGGCCACGGCGATCGAGTTCGGCAAGCACTCCAACGCGTTGATCGTGGAGGGATTCGGTTTGAGCGAAGCCTCTCCGGTCACGCACGTGGGACACTTGTTCCGCCCTGCTCGCTACGGCGTGATCGGTTTGCCGTTGCCCCACACCAAATGTCGAATCGTAGATCCCAATGACTTGTCGATCGACATGCCCGTGGGGGCGGTCGGCGAGCTGGCGATCAAGGGACCGCAAGTGATGCTGGGATACTGGGGTGATGCGACGGCAACTCGCGAAGCCATTCAAGACGGATGGTTGTACACGGGCGATTTAGCGGTCCGCCATCCCGACGGCTACTACAGCATCGTCGGTCGAAAGAAAGACCTCATCATCACCTCCGGGTTCAACGTGTATCCCAAAGAAGTCGAAGCGAAGTTGAAAGACTTCGCGGGCGTGCGTGACGCGGCCGTGATCGGCGAAAAGGATCCCCAACGCGGGGAAATCGTTTCGGCGTACGTGGTCATGGAACCTGGCGAGGAAATGGATGAAGCCGCGTTGCGTGCTCACTGCGAGAAATCGCTGTCCAAGCACAAGCGTCCCCGGAAGTACACCGCATGTTCAAACGATTTGCCAAGAAACTTTCTCGGCAAAGTCATCCGCCGAAAGCTGAGGGAAGCCAGCGAGTCGGCGGAATCGAGTGTCGCCGCGCCAGGAGGATCTCAAGATGAATAA